TAGTAAATAACACAAGTGGCCTAGAAAAAGGCTTGAATTACCTTTTTGAATCTGCTCCTGCTAGTCTTTACTGCACTATGAGATGCAAAATTATTAACTTCATTTCAACCACTTCAAACTTTACTAAGGACACCATACTGCAACATGTCATGCAGAAGACAAGTTTGTATTTTAAGTCTGCATCATGTCATGCTGGAAGGCAACCGGATATTTGTTTGTCATTACACTTACCACAATTGTACCGATTAAGGTCAGCTAATCAAATCTCTATATCATCTTCCCTTTTAATTAGATTCATAGTGTCCAAGATGCTTAAGCAACTGTAAATCACAGCATACAAAATTCTTTCAGTTTCAGCAGAAAAGTGGCGATTAACTATACACCCAAAAAATACAATTACATGGTGCATCATTTGACTCTAATTTTAGCGAAGCAGTGAATGTCTTACAAAGTTCAACTCTATTTGTAGGATAGTTACTAGATCACAAAGCACACCGCTTCTAAATTGTATCAAATGATgaaaacacaataataataatgaggtTAAACTTTTCCAAAGATTACCAACATGACTTGAAGCCAGAAATTGAAACTTTATATAGATACCTGCTATGATTGGTAGTGAACAAGCTCTGATAACAAAGATATGTCACTTCCACTGGGGCCTTTTTTACCTTTGATGGACCGGAATTCTCAGTAGAGTCATGCCACACAATCTCCATCTGGCAGGAAGTGGAAAAGAGGACAGATGGCACTTAACCAAAGAAACAAATTCTTAAATTGGAGCTATCACAATAGAGTCTTCTTCtacttccattttttttttattttggcattTGGAATATGAGAACCATGTCAAACATCGTGAGGAAAAACTCCATACATCACAGATCAGTTCAAAGAGTATGAAACACAATATTTACAGCTATGGAGTGATACCACAAGAATGTAAAAACGTGAATGATAAATTGTAAGTTATGGCATACCTCTTTAACAATCACTCTGTCTCCTTTTACACCAAGCTTCATGAGGGACTTGTTAATGCTACAAGCCTCCAAAACATGTTGCGGTATAGGCTTTGGTCAAAGTATAGAAATTAGTTGGACTCAACAGATTTGGCCTTTGTATAAATAATCCTCTGATAGTAAGAGCAAGAAATCTCTTTGCCTTAACTGAaacatcttaaaaataaaatgcataCATTTTTATCATGCAAATGCATATTCTTATTCAGTGAATTTAGACAACTAAATCCATTATGTGCATCTTGAGTAATATGTTAAACATGTCCTATCTATtgcttgggggggggggggggggggggggcgcgGGGTGTGTGGGTGGTGTGGGGTGTGTTGGGTTGCGGCATTCTGCGTATGTATGCAAAAAAAAAGCAATGGCAAATCACTCCACAAGCCTAAATAACCTACATAGTtaaaacaaagaacaaaaaagaCGACAACAAGATTTGAAACTGcttgatatttttaattgatgagATGAATATGTGCTGTTGTTGAATTGGCCCGAATGCAGAAATGATTTGTGGGTGGGGGAAGAGCTTTGTCATAATCAACGTCTATGTGGTCCCTTTTAAAGATGGCTTAACATGACTTGCATAACATTTGTTGTATTAGGATCGGACAGGGATGGTCGAGTTTAGTATCCATTACTTCAATTACTCAAACTCTCTCAACgtttttgagtttgaatctaGCTTAATTAGTAAACTTTTTCAATGAAATTGACACTCTTTCTTGTGCTTGCTTGAGGGATTTTCAGGGGACAGACCACACAGTGAAGTGCAATGAAGGCCAGAATTGGTATGTCTCTTGAAACATAGAATATCCACTGGGGTCTGCCTGTTTCTGTTTGTATGATTCTAGAAGTCAGAGTGGGTTAATTAGTAGTGCTGTTCTTTCAATTTTGTCTGATTAGTGAATTCCAGACTACTTGAATTCAACTGGAAATGGATTCAGAAAAAGTACAtagtttaaatatatactttCATATGAATCCCTGTACAGGACCCCTTCTTATTTCATTTTGAAGTAAATAGTTCACTACCTAGAGTAATTGTAGAAGTTCCCTCGCCCATAAATGTTGTTAATGCCATTTCTTTCTCATGAATCCGTTCAAGTTCAACCATAACCATTTCCATTTTTGGCCGCTTGCTTCCAGGAGAGCTCATGCATTGTAGAGTCAGCCTGATCAAGTCCCTGATTCCATCTGTAGTGAAAGTTCCCACCAGGCGACGGTCCACAAAATCGTTTAAACTCAATCTTGATCGGACCTTTGagaaatcaacaaaaattactGAGGTTCACATTTATTGGCTGCTCAAAAGGAAAGAACAAAGGAAGAGACCTGGGGACAGTAGTCCCCTTTAGTGTTTCCCAATCTTATTAACTTTAAAGAAACCTTGGACTAAAGGCatcaaagaaataaagaattCATAATTTAGTTACCCATTCAATTAAGGCTTCATAAGATCCCAGGGAGGTAATATGTGAAGCCTCATGTCCGGTTACAAGCTCGAAAAGAAAAACGCCAAAGCTATAAACATCACTCTTTTCTGTGAAGCCTCCGGGTCCTTCTAGCCTAAGCATTGGGTTTGGAAGGATGTGATGAATGATTAAATAGGTGTGAAAGCTAATTAATTTACCAAAAAGGAAGAATcagaataaattaaattactctGGATCTTGGAAAACATTGACATTAGTCATGTGAGATGGGTCTGCTTCTTCTATTTTGTCAAGTAAAGTTGAGACTCCAGCATCTGCAACTTTAGCAATGAAGTTCTCATCAACCAATACATTGGctgttttaaagtttttgtgCAGCAAGGGAGGCCTTAGACTATGCAAATGGCATAAACCTGCAAATATTAAGAAACTGTGATTTGGGTCCTTCCCAAATCTTGATAACTTTATAGAACTCTTTCATTGCCTTACCTTTAGCTGCTCCCAGAGCTATGGATACCCTCTGTTTGAACTCCAGTTTAGCCGATGGCTCTTGCCCCATATCTTTCCAAGTCGAAACAATAGATTCTTGTAACATTTAGTGCATACAAATCATACAAAACAAAATTGTGCAGGGGAACCATACCATATAAATGATTGCACATGTTGCCATTTGGTAGATATTCAAACACCAACATTTGAGAGCCATTTTCCAGGCAGTAACCCAGAAGACTAACTAAATTGCGATGTCGGATCGCTGACAAATGATTAACCTGTTTACTTCGAAGGACTCAGTAATCTCTGTTGAGTTCTACAgatattttaccatttttaaaTGAATATGTTCAATATTAACCATACCTCTGCAACAAATTCTTGTCGAGGAGGACCAGGGCGCCTTTTGATAGCAACTACAGTATCGAGAAGCAGGCCTTTGTATATTGGACCAAAGCTTCCATAGCCAATGAGACTACTTTCACTAAATGGCCTGGTGGCTTGCTCCAACTCTGCCATTGTGAACTGCCGTGCTCCATGGGCTCCAGATAGAGGCTGGCCTGTGGCTGAAATTGATCCAGCCCCTCTATTCCACTCAACTGTAATGTTATAAAGTTAATGAGTGAACACACACTGTGACATGAGCAGCCACCAGAAGCTTCTTTGTCTTTGTACACAGAAGACTTACCAAGTGCGGATGGATCTGAGGAACCTGTCTCTGAATTCTTGTTTGAAACATTTTTACATTGTGACTTGCAGAACCACACAAGTCCAACGAATACTGCCATTAAAGCAAGTGCCCCTGCAGCACCTCCAACTATAGTTGCAACCGATTTCGACATATGGTTTCGACAAACTTGAACATTGAACCTGAGATAAAATCAGTGATCCACCATCAGCttagaaaaacaaaagtaaCTCAAAAGTAGAAGCGCGTAACAGGGGATTTTCGGATTTAGGAGCTCAAGATTCCAATACCTATGCTGTAAAACTACAGTTGAAGtgattattttcaagtaaaatttCTCTTGTTCACGCTGATGTTTGAACAACGCGCTGCTGCCACTTCAAGGACTTCTCCGGTGCCCACAAGTACTGAGAAACACAAAGCTTGTTGATCTTAAGAACCCACTTAGGAATCAGATATCGGTAGAAATGTTCAATATTCTGCTTAAATCTGAAACAATATCTCAGCAGACAACTCGCTTGCTTTTCTGAGTACGCCACTAGGTTGTTTTATGTTCATCATCCAATCAAAATTTCACTTATAGAAAGCCCCATAGCAACTCCCTTTCTGTAATTGCTCAATGGAGAtatggaaatgaaagaaaatatgtaAAGCTAGCTAGTAGGCTCAGAAGAGTGGTGACGGAGTAGAAAGGAAAGCAGTGCATTATTAATAAGAAGAAGTTAAAAAGAGATGGCAAAGAAAGGAGTTTCTCAAGTTGAAATCATTGGAAAATTGGGGCACTATGTGGAATCCGTCAATCTGAAAATCTAAGGCCATTTGGATCTTTCTGTTGTTGTTACCAACCGTAAAATATAGGTTGAATTTACTAAATAGATGTGGACATGCATGAAATGGCTTAATAGGAGTGGCGGTGGAGAAGACATAATTATCGAAGGTGGATCAAATTAAAAAGGTAGTTTTCAGTCCATCAATTTCAAGCTTCTTCCTGAATTCACTCAATCTTTCTTTTTGCCACTTTTTTAGTCATCTGATCTGGAAAGAAGAGAGGCATAACCATTTTTGCATATAGATGGAGATGGGCCTGTTACTTTGATGGGGTCATGACAGCTTAGCTAAAACATGAAATTATCAAGGCAACAGGTGCTCAGTTTCCATGGCTACATAGATTTTATTGCTCTAGGCTTAGTTTTGGAAATGAGAGTTACTAGAATACCCTCTCTCTCTTTGCCTGCATTCAACAAAGAGTGGGGGAAGCCGAATGAGCTGTAATGTAATGTAATATGTAAGCCTCTCtcttattattcatttttgtcTGGTTTCCTGAATTTGTAGTTTTTTGGGTTTGCTGAAAACAAATGAAGATTGGTGGAAAGGAAGTTGTCTTATTGTGGCACTCAAGGGATAACTTGAGCGGGATTCCAAACAAAAAAAGTTGTCTTATTGTGCTGGTCTGAAAAATAATAGGCCAACCAAGATCCAACTGTGGGAAACTTTCTTGAGAAATGTAGATTTCTGAAACAGAATGTTGTTTGGATGTGTTGTGTTGTCTCAGAGTATGGCAGCAAGCAAGGTTTTGTTATAACATTGTTGTTGTTTTACTTCTATAATTTCAGTCTTACTGCACCAGAAGAATGACAAAAGAGATGTAAGGGACTATCTGGGTAGCCATGGTTAATTAATCAGGGGCACATATCAGATAAATCATGCCTCGTTAAAATCAGCCTTTGTGGTCCATCAAATATTCAATCGCAGAAATAGTAGATTCTTCTAGCTGTGATTGTCATTCTACTTCAGCTTTTTCTGCAGTATTGGATCTGGtgcacccatgatgggttgacctaattcattagggttaaaagacaaaattaattCTCTTATATATGAGAATTATCCTTTTACCCTTGACAGTTATTGAAGTTAACTATCActctttcttttaatataaataagcgTAACTTCTATTTGAAAGATAACCTTTTAcgtaaaaaattacaaaactctttttttctctaataCTCTATCATCTGGAAGAAATTTTATAGAAAACAAGAAAGTGAATTAAGTAAAGTATGTTGTGGATTCCATCAGGAGCGCATTACTTCACCAAAGTTATAAATTTCTAAATCaggtatatttttatatga
Above is a genomic segment from Mangifera indica cultivar Alphonso chromosome 3, CATAS_Mindica_2.1, whole genome shotgun sequence containing:
- the LOC123210834 gene encoding probable receptor-like protein kinase At2g39360 isoform X1, giving the protein MSKSVATIVGGAAGALALMAVFVGLVWFCKSQCKNVSNKNSETGSSDPSALVEWNRGAGSISATGQPLSGAHGARQFTMAELEQATRPFSESSLIGYGSFGPIYKGLLLDTVVAIKRRPGPPRQEFVAEVNHLSAIRHRNLVSLLGYCLENGSQMLVFEYLPNGNMCNHLYDMGQEPSAKLEFKQRVSIALGAAKGLCHLHSLRPPLLHKNFKTANVLVDENFIAKVADAGVSTLLDKIEEADPSHMTNVNVFQDPELEGPGGFTEKSDVYSFGVFLFELVTGHEASHITSLGSYEALIEWVRSRLSLNDFVDRRLVGTFTTDGIRDLIRLTLQCMSSPGSKRPKMEMVMVELERIHEKEMALTTFMGEGTSTITLGSELFTSK
- the LOC123210834 gene encoding probable receptor-like protein kinase At2g39360 isoform X2, encoding MSKSVATIVGGAAGALALMAVFVGLVWFCKSQCKNVSNKNSETGSSDPSALVEWNRGAGSISATGQPLSGAHGARQFTMAELEQATRPFSESSLIGYGSFGPIYKGLLLDTVVAIKRRPGPPRQEFVAEVNHLSAIRHRNLVSLLGYCLENGSQMLVFEYLPNGNMCNHLYDMGQEPSAKLEFKQRVSIALGAAKGLCHLHSLRPPLLHKNFKTANVLVDENFIAKVADAGVSTLLDKIEEADPSHMTNVNVFQDPELEGPGGFTEKSDVYSFGVFLFELVTGHEASHITSLGSYEALIEWVSSFVLSF